TGAGAAGAAGACGATTTCTGGACTTCTCATTTATTACACGTATAGAATCGAAAAGTTCTACCCATTCTACATGTTCATTAGATGATAGCAGAAGGTATTCCCTGTCACCATGACATTCAATTTGTAGAATTGGTATTTCATTATATTTCTCAACATTCTCAGCTATAACTTGCAGAGCCATAAGAAAAGATTCTTTGTCAAATAATGACAAATATTTAGACACAAAACAATAATCGTGATAATCAACACCCTTTTGGCGAAGATAGTCATGAAGATTCTCACCAGTATGCAAATCACCCTCATGGAGAGATTCTATAATATAGACGGTTATTTCCTCCATTACACAAAGTATTCAAAAACTATCTAATAAGAATTTCGTTTATTCCTATCATCACTTCTCCTCTATTCGTACTGGTCTTGTTGGAATACCATAAAATCTTGCCCATGGCTCAATATTGTAATAGTTTTTACTTACAACCAATACGCATGCATACTTATAAGGATCATCACCTGGAGCGCTGTTGTTTACAAGTTCTTCATTTGCAATGTTACGGGACCAATAAACGCCGATTTCTCCTTGCCTTGTCGTATAGTTACTATACCTTTCTCCGTCAAAATCAAAGAAAATGCAATTACCATTGGGGCCAGTGACTTTATATCGTCCGTCAACAACTTGTTTATTCCAATAATAACTATAATACGAAAGATCTTCGTATGTCCATGTACAATTATCAATCAATTCTTGGAATTCTTCTTTTGTTGGAGTCCTCCATTTATGTGCTCCATTTATATAAGCTATATCATCTTCGTTTTTCAGTTCTTTAAGTTGGTCCTCAGAGCAATATTTAATAATACTATAATCTCCAATATTCTCACTACACCATTTATACCATCCCCAATAATATACATCTTTGTAGACAGTCTCAGCCCAAGCTAAATTATATCCAGCATTTACACTCCCCCATTTTGTTCTTGATGGTAATCCTAAATCTACTGCTTTATATATATCAGGATTTATAACATGTAATTTACATTTCTCTGTCCAAGGATAACTTTCCACTTTCACAGAAATTTCACAGTCACCTTCTGCCAAAGCTGTAACGATTCCTTCAGACGAAACAATCGCAATTGAAGGATCTTGTGATAACCAAATTGTTTTTTTGTTTGTGGCATTTGCAGGTGTTATCACACACGAAAGATGTATTGTATCACCTGTTGCAATAATCGCAGATTTTCTTGATAATGAAAACCTTGATATGGCAATATCCTCTTGACCATTATTGTGGTTGTCTCCCCCTGTTATGTCATCATCTGAGCCACAAGAAACGACAGCTATTATACTTAGGATGAATAGTGGAAATTGAAATAGCTTTAACTTCATAAGCTTATTTATTTTAAATTGTTATTCTATATTTGGGAAAAGAGAAACGTGGACAATCACTTCGTCTACGTTTTCCGGGTATCGGCAAATGACCCAAGCTACTTTGAACGAGTAATGTGCCCACGCGAACGTGAGCATCCTCTTTACTCTTGTAGCTTTCTTCAATTTTGCCGATTTCGGAAAACAAGATGGTAAGTGGACGCTATTCCTTTATGTCGTTTGTACTTTTATCTGTCCATTGGCGTACAATATTTCGTTAAACTTTAAATCAAATCATTCTCAGCCGATTGCCATAGGCTGCAATACCTCGAAACGCAAACCGAGCGCACTGAGGATTCTGAGGAACATACCTGCACCTGGCTCCACGCTGCCGTTCTCAATGCGAGAGATATATGACTTGTTGGTTCCCACACGCTGAGCCAGTTCCTGCTGGGTGACCTTCTCGCGCTTCCGTGCATCGCTGATAATCTGGCCGACACAATAGGCGTAAGCCTCCTTGCGGAATGCCTCGCGCTCTGGTGTTCCCACCTTTCCATAGCGTTCGTCCATCATGGCGTCAACGCTCATTATGTCATCTCTTTGCTGCATAATATTCCTTTTTTAATTGTATTGCCTTGTTTATCTCGTTCTGCGGTGTCTTTTGCGACTTCTTCTGAAATCCATTGAAAAGCATCACCACATTGCCATCGTCGAAAATGAAAAACACCCGGAAGATGTTGCCGCCATGTTCTGCCCTCAGCTCGAAAATCTCGTCGCGCAGGTATTTGACGAACTTGGCATTGACTCGTTCCTGTGTCTTCAGCATGTCAATAACGTAGAACACTTTCCGAGCTTCGGCTTCAGTCAGTGAACTGATGAAATCCCTGAAGTAGTTCTTGTACGCTGATATAGTTCTTTCGACTTTCATGGTTGCAAATTTATAAAAAAGTTTTCAAATCAGGCAACTTTCGTATAAGATATTTTCGATTTGCATTCGTTTTTATATGAAGCAGCCCACATGAACTATCGATTTGCTGAAAAAGACACCAATCGGCTGCGCTTTTTATCGATTTTTTTCTTGCTTATCGGGCTCAAAACTCGCGCCAAATTCACCAAACGGAAAGTTGGTCGGAAATACGCGAGTTTTGAAGGGTTTTAGTCATTTTTAGAACTGTCTGAATATCAACATATTGTACATCTTTCATTATTCTCCTATTGTAGTATTTCTATTATGCAGCAATGGTACTTCTACTATACTACAACCACCATTCTATTACATTGCAACTGCCATTCTATTACATTGCAACTACCATTCAGTTGTAATGCAACCACCATTCAGTTGCAGTATAGCGGACATTCAGTTGCAGTGAAAAATAAATGCTACTTCACCATAGCAGCAAAGACAGTTCCATACTATCAAGAAAAAATGCGCCAAAATAGGCATTTTTCTATGAAAAAGTAGGAAAAGAATGGAAAAAGTGGTGTTTTTTCGCTTCAAGCTATAGGATTAGAACATATAATGAGGGGGAAAAACAAGGTCTTCCCGTTCTAGATTGAGAATTTTATTTGTCTTGATTTTCGAAAAAACAAGGGGGAAAAACAAGAGTGAAAAAGATGGAAAAAGAGGAGAAAAGAGGGATAAAAAAAGCCTCCATTTCAGAGGCTCTCCCCCCCTCCCTGTGAGGGAAGGGAGTAGATAGACCGACTGTCTGGTTACTTCTTCACCACGTAACGCTGATAATAGCTGAGCAGGAGCGTGGTGAGCGGAAGGGCAATAATCATGCCCAGCATGCCCAACAGGGAACCCCAGACGGAGAGCGACAACAGGATGATGGCAGCGTTAAGTCCTGTGACACGCCCCATGATCTTGGGCGTGAGGAAGGCGTCCTGAATCACCTGGACAATGGCAAACACGGCAAGGGCCATCAGCATGAGTACCCAGAAGTTCTGCCCCGTCTCGGCACTCTTGGCCAAAGCAAAGATGACGGTAGGAACGATGCCCAACACCTGCAGATAGGGAACCATGTTCAGCAAACCGATGAACATGCCTAAGGGAATGGCCATCGGGAAATCGATGATGAGGAACCCGATGCTGAACAACACGCCCACGCAGAAGGCAATGAGGCCCTGACCGCGGAAATACTTGTTCATGCCATCCTCGACATCCTTGGCCAACTGTATGGCAAAACGACGATAGCGACGGGGCAGCAGATGGGCCCAGCCTCGGCAGATTTCCTCGTAGTCGAGAAGGATGAAGAAGGTGTAGAGGAGTATCATAGTGAGCGACAGCAGACTGGAGAAGACGTTGAATGTCTGGGCTATGACACTCCACACCTTGGGCATGGTCTCCTTCACACTCTCGATGAAACCTTCCTGTGTGACGATGGCCTGCAACTGCTCTACGCTGATATGATCGCGAACATAGTCTTGCACCTTTCCCGGAATGCTGTTCAGGGTGCTGTTGCCTTGGAAATAGGCCACCACCACGTCTTTGATGCGCTCACCCTCATCGATAATGGGAGGAACCACCAGCCAAAAGAATCCTATGAGGACAAGGGTGGTGGTGAGCAGAGCGCAAATGATTCCGAGAATACGGAACTTCAAGCGACAGGTGTACTGGAAGAACCTGACCAACGGAAACAGCAGATAGGCCAACAGCCATGCTGCGAAGAAGGGCAGCAGCACAGAGCTGAGCCTATTGAGCAACATGACCACTCCTACAATGATGAGGATGCCTACGGTGGTCCTGATGACAGTATCGAATGTGATGGGCTTGGATTCCATAATGTAAGCGCTCTTGATGATCCTTTATTTTACTATATTACGCAGTTCTTCGGCTATGATCTCAGCCATGCGGCGGGCTCCTTTGTCGGTAGGATGGATGCCATCGCGCTGCATCATTCCTTCCTGAGTGGCCTCGAACTTCTCGTGCAGGTCGATAACGCCGAGTCCGTTTTTCTCAGCCACACGGTGAATGGCTGGAATCACTTCTTCAGAAATGGTCTTATCGTTGATGCCCCAACGGTCTATTACAGCCTGAATAGGGGTGCAGAGATAGATCTTTGGACTGTCGGCACGCTTCATCTTCTTGGTGGGCTTGCCTTTCTTGTTCAGCACTGGCTGAAGGGGATTGAGGGCATCAATCATGGTCTGAAGGTCGGTCTCGAACTCTTCTTTATACTGCCAGTTCTGAGGTTTGGAATCGTTGGTTCCCAACTTGATGATGACAACATCGGGACGTTCGGCAGTGGCAGTAGCGGATGTCTGAAGGAAGCCCTGAGCATCTTTCCATGCCTGCTCGTTCATGTAGGGATGGTCACCTTTCTGCAGCATGGTACGGCCTCCCACGCCGAAGTTGCGGACATCATAGCCACTTCCCAAAATATGCTGCAGATGGGCAGGATAGCCAAAGAGGTCGGCCATATCAATGCCCGATCCGTCGGTGATGCTATTACCGATGCAAGCCACACGCACGGCATCGGAAGAGGGTGCCTTCAGATTGCTGAGCCACTGACGAAGGTCGGAGAGCATCTGGTCGTGATACTTGAACTTGGGATTGATGCCAAAGCCATGGCCACCGGTGGGATAGACATAGAGAGCACAGTTGTTGCCGGCACGGCGCATAGCCGAATAGTAGGCAATACTATTGGTAACGGGATTCACCAGACGGTCATCGCTGGTGGTGAGGATGATGGCAGGAGGGGTGAGATGGCGGCGAACGGCATTCTGATTGGAGAATTTCTTCACCAGGCTCTCGTCTTTCTGACCTTCTGGTCCTAAGAAGTTCCTACAAGAACCGGCATGGGTCTCACGCTCGTTCATGGAAATGACGGGATAGAACAGTATGGTGAAATTGGGACGTTCAGCCCATTCGGTATGATTGGAGATGGTAGAAGCCAGATGGCCGCCTGCCGAGAAGCCCATGATGCCCACATCGCGAGGATTAACGCCCCACGCCTCAGCAGAATCGCGCACCATGCGCATGGCCTGACGGGCATCGCTCATGGGAATTTCACGATTGCCATTCGGCATGCGATATTTCAGCACGAAATAGGCTATGCCCTGACTATTAAAATAGGTGGCCCAATCGTGACCTTCATTGGCCAGCGAAACAAAAGCATAGCCACCGCCCGGGCAATCGACAATGGCTCGTCCTAAAGGCAGTTCAGGAAGATAGGCCGTGAGGGTGGCCTCGCCATCGGAAGTAAGATTGACGGTAAACTTTCTGGCCGTCTGAGCCATTGCGCTCAAGGCTAACAGGGAAAGGAGTAAAAAAAGGTTTATTCGTTTCATAATTAGGATGATAATTGATTGTATGCGTGCAAATGTACGAAAAATAATGGAATTAGCACACTTTCACCCATAAAAATTGGTACTGTCGGCAAATCTTCCTAACTTTGCACCCAGAATGGCAAATAGCGAAAAGACAGACTTATTAGCTTACATACGCGAAGGACGGGAAATGACACAAGCCGAGAGGCTGCGCCTGATTGTAAGACTTAGTATTCCAAGTATTCTGGCTCAAATATCCAGCACCATCATGTTCTTCATCGATGCTTCGATGGTGGGACATCTGGGTGCCCAACAGTCGGCGGCAATAGGACTGGTGGAGAGTACGCTATGGCTGTTTGGCGGACTGGTAAGTGCTACCTCAATGGGATTCTCGGTTCAGGTGGCCCACTATATAGGTGCCAACGACTTCGACAATGCGCGCAATGTGTTGCGACAGTCGCTCATCTGCTGTGGCATCTGGAGTATGCTGCTGATGCTGACTGCCGTAGGTATCAGTCCGTTCCTACCCTACTGGCTGGGCGGTGGAGCCGATATTGCTCACGATGCCACGCTCTATTTCGCCGTGTTCGGGGTCTCTGTACCCTTCTTCCAACTGGAATCGCTGGCTGGTTCGATGCTGAAATGTTCGGGCAACATGAAGATTCCAAGCATGCTGAACATCATGATGTGCGTTCTTGACGTATGCTTCAACTTCATGTTCATCTTTATATTCGGACTAGGAGTACTGGGCGCTGCACTCGGATCGCTAATTGCCTTTCTGATAACGGCTTGCATGATGGTATGGTTCCTGCTATGGCGGTCGAATGGACTGGCCATTTTCCACAAGAACGAAAATGAAGAGAAGCCTCATCAGAAATGGAATATGTTTAGCCCGAAGAAGAAAACGGTTCAGACGGCCTTCAAGATTGGTGCACCCATGGGATTCCAACACTTGCTGATGGGCAGTGCCCAGATAGTGAGCACGATGATTGTTGCGCCACTGGGCAATATTGCCATTGCCGCCAATTCGTTTGCCATCACCGTAGAGAGCCTTTGCTACATGCCGGGCTATGGCATCGCCGAAGCTGCCACCACGCTGGTGGGACAAGGCATAGGAGCAGGACAACGACTGCTGACACGCTCGTTTGCCTATATGTCAGTGGGATTGGGCATCAGTGTCATGACCTTCATGGGCATACTCATGTATGTGTTTGCCCCCGAACTGATGGCTATCATGAGTCCTGTAGAAGCCATTATTGCCGAAGGTACACAGGCTCTGCGCATTGAGGCATGGGCAGAACCGATGTTTGCAGCCACTATCGTGTGCAACGGTATCTTCATCGGAGCTGGCGACACACTGGTGCCTGCCATCATGAGCCTATCGTCTATGTGGGGTGTTCGCCTTACGCTGGCTGCCTGGATGGCCCCTCGCTACGGGTTGCGCGGTGTGTGGACGGCAATGGCCATCGACCTTACTTTCCGCGGAATCATCTTCCTGATTCGTCTCTTCTCAGGAAAATGGGCCAATAAAAAATTATAGTCTGGGAATAGACGGCTTGGTTCTTTTTCAGACAAGTACAATCAATAGCAGTTTGGAAAATAAGACAAAAAAAATTGCAGCTTGGGAAAAACCACTCCATCAAGCTGCATTCACATACGATATTAATAACTAAAAACCTTATTTTCAACTTTTGTTGTTTACAACTAAACCAAACCAAGTAAGGGGTTTTCTATGCAACTATTTCCCCCTCCTTCTTGCAGTACGCGTCGTCACGACGCCCCTGCTTCATCATTGTTATCCTTATCCAATCTTCCTTTTACCTTATCAGTCCTAATACCTGTTGTCCTGATTTTACTAACAATCTTTACCTAACTAAACCTATTAACTAACGATAAAATTTAATTCAATTTCAGTTTAACAATCTTTGTTTTGTAATTTCTATTTTCTATGCTCTCCCTAACAATCTCTGTTACCTTTTTTGGAGCTAATACCTTCAGCAATCAATTTTACCTTAAACTTCTACTCTATTGAAGATTTTTGTCTTTTGACGATGCAAAGATACGGCGATTTTTGGAACGTTGTATCACATTCCATCCATTTTTCATAAAAAAAGCATTGATTATTGACTAAAATCAATCAATTGTGTGCGAACACAGTTAGATTGTGGTCGCACACAACTGCTCGTCAACAAGATTGGTGAGTTCAACAAACTGCTGAATACTTAGCTGTTCGGGACGAAGTGTAAGGAAGTCGGGATGGGTAGTAAACAACTTGGAATCAGCTGGCAACAACTGGCGTAAGGATACACGCAGCATCTTACGGCGCTGATTGAAAACGGTTTTCACTACTCTTTTGAACAACTGCTCGTCGCAACCAAGATGCTGAACATCGTTGCGCATCATGCGAATCACAGCACTCTGAACCTTGGGAGGCGGATTGAAGACGCCTGGCTCGACAGTAAACAGATACTCAACATTATACCACGCCTGAGTCAAGACGGAAAGAATGCCATACTGCTTATTGCCTGGCTGGGATGCCATGCGAAGAGCGACCTCACGCTGAATCATTCCAGTACAACAGGGAATAAGGTCACGATTGTCAAGCATCTTGAAAAATATCTGGGAAGAGATGTCGTATGGATAATTGCCCGTGAGCACAAACTGCCCACCATCAAACAAAGTTCGAAGATCCATACGGAGGAAATCGCCTTCAATAATAGGATTATTCTCCTGAACATCCTTAAACAAAGTGTTGTTGAGATAATCCACCGACTCACGGTCTATTTCAACCACACGC
The sequence above is a segment of the Prevotella sp. E9-3 genome. Coding sequences within it:
- a CDS encoding Ig-like domain-containing protein, whose protein sequence is MKLKLFQFPLFILSIIAVVSCGSDDDITGGDNHNNGQEDIAISRFSLSRKSAIIATGDTIHLSCVITPANATNKKTIWLSQDPSIAIVSSEGIVTALAEGDCEISVKVESYPWTEKCKLHVINPDIYKAVDLGLPSRTKWGSVNAGYNLAWAETVYKDVYYWGWYKWCSENIGDYSIIKYCSEDQLKELKNEDDIAYINGAHKWRTPTKEEFQELIDNCTWTYEDLSYYSYYWNKQVVDGRYKVTGPNGNCIFFDFDGERYSNYTTRQGEIGVYWSRNIANEELVNNSAPGDDPYKYACVLVVSKNYYNIEPWARFYGIPTRPVRIEEK
- a CDS encoding helix-turn-helix transcriptional regulator, which translates into the protein MQQRDDIMSVDAMMDERYGKVGTPEREAFRKEAYAYCVGQIISDARKREKVTQQELAQRVGTNKSYISRIENGSVEPGAGMFLRILSALGLRFEVLQPMAIG
- a CDS encoding type II toxin-antitoxin system RelE/ParE family toxin, with the protein product MKVERTISAYKNYFRDFISSLTEAEARKVFYVIDMLKTQERVNAKFVKYLRDEIFELRAEHGGNIFRVFFIFDDGNVVMLFNGFQKKSQKTPQNEINKAIQLKKEYYAAKR
- a CDS encoding AI-2E family transporter encodes the protein MESKPITFDTVIRTTVGILIIVGVVMLLNRLSSVLLPFFAAWLLAYLLFPLVRFFQYTCRLKFRILGIICALLTTTLVLIGFFWLVVPPIIDEGERIKDVVVAYFQGNSTLNSIPGKVQDYVRDHISVEQLQAIVTQEGFIESVKETMPKVWSVIAQTFNVFSSLLSLTMILLYTFFILLDYEEICRGWAHLLPRRYRRFAIQLAKDVEDGMNKYFRGQGLIAFCVGVLFSIGFLIIDFPMAIPLGMFIGLLNMVPYLQVLGIVPTVIFALAKSAETGQNFWVLMLMALAVFAIVQVIQDAFLTPKIMGRVTGLNAAIILLSLSVWGSLLGMLGMIIALPLTTLLLSYYQRYVVKK
- the axeA1 gene encoding acetylxylan esterase AxeA1, with translation MKRINLFLLLSLLALSAMAQTARKFTVNLTSDGEATLTAYLPELPLGRAIVDCPGGGYAFVSLANEGHDWATYFNSQGIAYFVLKYRMPNGNREIPMSDARQAMRMVRDSAEAWGVNPRDVGIMGFSAGGHLASTISNHTEWAERPNFTILFYPVISMNERETHAGSCRNFLGPEGQKDESLVKKFSNQNAVRRHLTPPAIILTTSDDRLVNPVTNSIAYYSAMRRAGNNCALYVYPTGGHGFGINPKFKYHDQMLSDLRQWLSNLKAPSSDAVRVACIGNSITDGSGIDMADLFGYPAHLQHILGSGYDVRNFGVGGRTMLQKGDHPYMNEQAWKDAQGFLQTSATATAERPDVVIIKLGTNDSKPQNWQYKEEFETDLQTMIDALNPLQPVLNKKGKPTKKMKRADSPKIYLCTPIQAVIDRWGINDKTISEEVIPAIHRVAEKNGLGVIDLHEKFEATQEGMMQRDGIHPTDKGARRMAEIIAEELRNIVK
- a CDS encoding MATE family efflux transporter, with translation MANSEKTDLLAYIREGREMTQAERLRLIVRLSIPSILAQISSTIMFFIDASMVGHLGAQQSAAIGLVESTLWLFGGLVSATSMGFSVQVAHYIGANDFDNARNVLRQSLICCGIWSMLLMLTAVGISPFLPYWLGGGADIAHDATLYFAVFGVSVPFFQLESLAGSMLKCSGNMKIPSMLNIMMCVLDVCFNFMFIFIFGLGVLGAALGSLIAFLITACMMVWFLLWRSNGLAIFHKNENEEKPHQKWNMFSPKKKTVQTAFKIGAPMGFQHLLMGSAQIVSTMIVAPLGNIAIAANSFAITVESLCYMPGYGIAEAATTLVGQGIGAGQRLLTRSFAYMSVGLGISVMTFMGILMYVFAPELMAIMSPVEAIIAEGTQALRIEAWAEPMFAATIVCNGIFIGAGDTLVPAIMSLSSMWGVRLTLAAWMAPRYGLRGVWTAMAIDLTFRGIIFLIRLFSGKWANKKL
- the rsmA gene encoding 16S rRNA (adenine(1518)-N(6)/adenine(1519)-N(6))-dimethyltransferase RsmA, with the translated sequence MKQVRPKKNLGQHFLTDLSIARRIADTVDACPDIPVLEVGPGMGVMTQYLVEKPRPLRVVEIDRESVDYLNNTLFKDVQENNPIIEGDFLRMDLRTLFDGGQFVLTGNYPYDISSQIFFKMLDNRDLIPCCTGMIQREVALRMASQPGNKQYGILSVLTQAWYNVEYLFTVEPGVFNPPPKVQSAVIRMMRNDVQHLGCDEQLFKRVVKTVFNQRRKMLRVSLRQLLPADSKLFTTHPDFLTLRPEQLSIQQFVELTNLVDEQLCATTI